GAAACCCTTCAGGTGGCGATGAACCAGCCGGATGAATACGAGAAGGTGCTCAAATCGACCGAAGGGACGATTTTTGCGTTCGGGGGAGCGTTTTTGCTGATGGTGTTCCTGGACTTTTTCTTTGAGGAAAAGGACATCAAATGGGTGACGTTCGTCGAGGGATCGAGATTTATGGAGAAAGCCTCCAGCGTCAACAACATCGAGCTGATCACCGCGATCATGGTCGGCATCGCGCTGGGGCATATTACCCAGGATTTCGGGATCGTCCAGGCCTTTATGTACGGCGTACTGCTTCACTCGCTACTGGGGATGCTGGACCATTTTCTCTCTTCTGAAACGGTCAAGAGCGGGGTCGCGGGATTCGTTTATCTCGAAGTGCTTGACGCCAGCTTCAGTTTCGACGGCGTCATCGGGGCATTTGCCCTTACGAGCAATATATTCATCATTATGATCGGGTTGGGAGTCGGAGCGATGTTCGTGCGGAGCATGACCATCTATTTCGTCGAGCATAAAACCCTCTCGCATTTCCGTTACCTCGAACACGGGGCCCACTATGCGATCGGTATCCTTGCGCTCATCATGCTGATGAAGATCACGATGCACGTCAGTGAACTCGTGACGGGTACGATCGGAATCGGGCTGATCCTGATCGCCTTTTTGCATTCGCTCTGGGAAAATAAAAGAGCCAACGAAACTCTCTAATCCTCCATGCCGCCGTTTTCGGCGGCATTTTTCCGCACTTTAAAATACTTCAAGATCCCGTACAGACTGATCATCAGCCAGATAAACTCCATCAGAAACGATGCCAGATTCCAGTCAAACATGAGCGACACGATGATGAGCAGTGCCCCGATCGCGTTGAGCAGCGAAAAGCTCAGATCCCTGGCGTCCATTTTTTCGACCTGCAACAGGATGTAGGCGATGACGATGAGTACAACTCCGAAAATGCCGATAAGGTCGGTCAGGGAAAGTTCCATGGGTGCTCTTTAGCGTGAGATGATACGTATTATAGCGTGTGGGGAGAAAAGGAAAAGATTGTAATTTACAGTTTTTAGCAGTTTAAAACTATTTAAATATTATGAAAGGGAAGAACAAAAAAAAGTTTTACATGAGGTAACAACCCTTTTGAACCCCTGTTTCAGGGGATTCGTCAGGGGTTGTCTTGCAATAAACCGACTTATTGTCGGTTTATTACATCATACCCGGCATACCGCCCATGCCGCCCATGTCCGGCATAGCAGGTTTGTCTTCTTTGATCTCGTGGATCGTCGCTTCGGTGGTCAGAAGGAGGCTTGAGACCGATACCGCGTTGGTGAGGGCGACGCGCTCGACTTTGAGCGGATCGATGATTCCCGCTTCGAACATGTCGACGTATTCGCCGGTCGCGGCATTGAAACCGATGTTTTCGCTCGTTGCGGTCGCGATGGTGTTGACGACGACGCCTGCATCGTATCCGGCGTTGTCGGCGATTTGTTTCACCGGAGCCTTGATCGCACGGAGGATGATTTCGCATCCGATTTTCTGGTCGCCGCTAAGATCGAGGTTCACTTTTGCCGCCGCACGGATCAGTGCCGCACCGCCTCCGATGACGATCCCTTCTTCAACGGCCGCTTTGGTAGCCGAGAGGGCGTCGTCGACGCGGTCTTTTTTCTCTTTCATTTCGG
This Sulfuricurvum sp. IAE1 DNA region includes the following protein-coding sequences:
- a CDS encoding DUF475 domain-containing protein, whose amino-acid sequence is MRYFYSSFAIMAIGLITAYFLGGLAAVYITFLLTVLEISLSFDNSVVNAKVLETMDPIWQKRFIIFGIPIAVFGMRLVFPLAIVSFVTGMGMIETLQVAMNQPDEYEKVLKSTEGTIFAFGGAFLLMVFLDFFFEEKDIKWVTFVEGSRFMEKASSVNNIELITAIMVGIALGHITQDFGIVQAFMYGVLLHSLLGMLDHFLSSETVKSGVAGFVYLEVLDASFSFDGVIGAFALTSNIFIIMIGLGVGAMFVRSMTIYFVEHKTLSHFRYLEHGAHYAIGILALIMLMKITMHVSELVTGTIGIGLILIAFLHSLWENKRANETL